The following coding sequences lie in one Ferviditalea candida genomic window:
- the rsmD gene encoding 16S rRNA (guanine(966)-N(2))-methyltransferase RsmD, with amino-acid sequence MRVISGSSKGRALKAVTGFGTRPTTDKVKEAIFSIIGPYFAGGSALDLYAGTGALGIEALSRGMDRAIFVDADKKCVEVIRANLRATGLSEQAEVYRNDAERALNALAKRRMAFELVFLDPPYKNRQMDKVLQILQEEHLIKDGAIAVVEHDAAHAYPERIGRFSAVRLSEYGDTAVTVYRYETQSIPTGLMGDEQDEERG; translated from the coding sequence TTGAGAGTGATTTCCGGATCTAGCAAAGGCAGAGCTTTGAAAGCGGTGACCGGTTTCGGAACGAGACCGACCACCGATAAGGTGAAGGAGGCCATATTCAGCATCATCGGCCCCTATTTTGCGGGCGGAAGCGCGCTGGATCTTTATGCGGGAACGGGAGCGTTGGGGATCGAGGCCTTAAGCCGCGGAATGGACAGGGCGATCTTCGTCGACGCGGACAAAAAATGCGTTGAGGTGATCAGGGCGAATCTTCGCGCCACGGGCTTGTCGGAACAGGCCGAGGTGTACCGCAATGATGCGGAAAGGGCGCTGAACGCGCTGGCTAAAAGGCGGATGGCGTTTGAACTGGTCTTTTTGGATCCTCCTTATAAAAACAGACAGATGGATAAGGTGCTGCAAATCCTGCAGGAAGAGCATCTGATCAAAGACGGGGCGATCGCGGTTGTCGAGCATGACGCTGCCCATGCGTATCCCGAACGGATCGGCCGTTTTTCGGCTGTCCGGTTATCGGAATACGGCGATACGGCGGTCACCGTTTACCGCTATGAGACGCAATCGATTCCGACGGGACTGATGGGGGATGAACAGGATGAAGAAAGGGGATAA
- the coaD gene encoding pantetheine-phosphate adenylyltransferase — translation MKKGDKGLKVAVYPGSFDPVTLGHLDIIHRASGIFDKLVVAVLVNSSKNPLFSLEERIDLLREVTQDLPNVEIDGFQDLLIHYMQSKQANVIVRALRSVSDYEYELQLASLNRQIGAGVETLFMTSNPKYSYLSSSIVKEIARYHGPVQDLVPAPVERELHIKYRRKG, via the coding sequence ATGAAGAAAGGGGATAAAGGCTTGAAAGTTGCGGTTTACCCGGGGAGTTTCGACCCTGTCACGCTGGGTCACCTGGATATAATACATAGAGCGTCCGGGATTTTTGACAAGCTGGTTGTGGCGGTTCTCGTCAATTCCAGCAAAAATCCGCTGTTTTCTCTGGAGGAAAGGATCGATTTGCTGCGCGAGGTCACGCAGGATTTGCCCAATGTGGAAATTGACGGTTTTCAGGATCTGCTTATCCATTATATGCAGTCCAAGCAGGCCAATGTCATTGTCCGCGCGCTTCGTTCGGTGTCGGATTATGAATACGAGCTGCAGCTGGCCTCGCTTAACCGCCAGATCGGCGCCGGGGTGGAGACGCTGTTCATGACCTCGAATCCGAAATATTCCTATTTAAGCTCGAGCATCGTCAAGGAAATCGCCAGATACCACGGGCCTGTACAGGATCTGGTGCCGGCGCCGGTAGAGCGGGAACTGCATATCAAGTATCGGAGAAAAGGATGA